From one Micromonospora siamensis genomic stretch:
- the hemG gene encoding protoporphyrinogen oxidase: MTRARRIAIIGGGITGLAAAVRLRDRAPAGTEITVYEGSAALGGKLRTGEVAGRTVELGAESFLMRDPAGGESAAVALIRRLGLAEQIVHPTVGQAALAVDGALRPIPGGTLVGVPGDLAQVATVAPPAADADRDAGRPLLGADDDVAVGALVRARLGDPVVDRLVDPMLGGVYAGRADDLSLATTMPALARAARVEHTLVGAVRAAQAAAPRAPGAPVFGTLAGGLSTLVDAAVRASGATVRTGATVRELTPTADGGWRLVVGPTREPELVEADAVLLAVPARPAARLLGAAAPAVAAAVGGLDYASVALVTLALPAPRLPRLSGFLVPATEGLLIKASTFFTTKWGHLAQPDGLALVRASVGRYGEETSLQLADDDLVAAVRKELSGVLGDPLPTPVAGHVQRWGGALPQYTPGHLDRVAAARAALRAAHPTLVLAGAGYDGVGIPVCVRSGATAAEEIITALGGSGT, translated from the coding sequence ATGACCCGGGCACGGCGGATCGCGATCATCGGGGGCGGGATCACCGGCCTGGCCGCCGCGGTCCGGTTGCGCGACCGCGCCCCCGCCGGCACCGAGATCACCGTGTACGAGGGCTCCGCCGCCCTCGGCGGCAAGCTGCGCACCGGCGAGGTGGCCGGCCGCACCGTCGAGCTGGGCGCCGAGTCGTTCCTGATGCGCGACCCGGCCGGCGGGGAGTCCGCGGCGGTGGCCCTGATCCGCCGGCTCGGTCTGGCCGAGCAGATCGTGCACCCCACCGTCGGGCAGGCCGCCCTCGCCGTCGACGGCGCGCTGCGCCCGATCCCGGGCGGCACCCTGGTCGGCGTACCCGGGGACCTGGCGCAGGTGGCCACGGTCGCGCCGCCGGCCGCGGACGCCGACCGCGACGCCGGCCGGCCGCTGCTCGGCGCGGACGACGACGTGGCCGTCGGCGCGCTGGTCCGGGCCCGCCTCGGCGACCCGGTGGTGGACCGGCTGGTCGACCCGATGCTCGGCGGCGTCTACGCCGGCCGGGCCGACGACCTGTCGCTGGCCACCACCATGCCGGCCCTGGCCCGGGCCGCCCGGGTCGAGCACACCCTGGTCGGCGCGGTCCGGGCCGCGCAGGCCGCCGCCCCCCGGGCGCCCGGCGCGCCGGTCTTCGGCACCCTCGCCGGCGGGCTGTCCACCCTGGTCGACGCGGCGGTACGCGCCAGCGGAGCCACCGTCCGCACCGGCGCCACCGTCCGCGAACTGACCCCCACCGCCGACGGCGGCTGGCGGCTGGTGGTCGGGCCGACCCGCGAACCTGAGCTGGTCGAGGCGGACGCCGTGCTGCTCGCCGTGCCGGCCCGCCCCGCCGCCCGGCTGCTCGGCGCGGCCGCGCCCGCGGTGGCCGCCGCCGTCGGCGGCCTCGACTACGCCAGCGTCGCCCTGGTCACCCTGGCGCTGCCCGCGCCGCGGCTGCCCCGCCTGTCCGGCTTCCTGGTGCCGGCCACCGAGGGGCTGTTGATCAAGGCGTCGACGTTCTTCACCACCAAGTGGGGGCACCTCGCCCAGCCCGACGGGCTGGCCCTGGTCCGCGCCTCCGTCGGCCGGTACGGCGAGGAGACCTCGCTCCAGCTCGCCGACGACGACCTGGTCGCCGCCGTGCGCAAGGAGCTGTCCGGGGTGCTGGGCGACCCGCTGCCCACCCCGGTCGCCGGCCACGTGCAGCGCTGGGGCGGCGCCCTGCCGCAGTACACCCCCGGTCACCTCGACCGGGTGGCGGCGGCCCGGGCGGCGCTGCGCGCGGCGCACCCCACGCTGGTCCTGGCCGGCGCCGGCTACGACGGCGTCGGCATTCCGGTCTGCGTCCGCTCCGGCGCGACAGCGGCCGAAGAGATCATCACAGCACTGGGAGGATCGGGGACATGA
- the hemQ gene encoding hydrogen peroxide-dependent heme synthase yields MTEQTNAARLRELNASIRYTMWSVYRSTGPLPSLRDNVTGEVESLFEELAGKDVVVRGTYDVAGLRADADLMIWWHSSSSDALQDAYLRFRRTTLGRSLTPVWSQMALHRPAEFNKSHIPAFLAGEEARPYLCVYPFVRSYEWYLLPDAERRELLAEHGRLARGYPDVRANTVASFALGDYEWMLAFEADELHRIVDLMRDLRASGARRHVREEIPFYTGRRRSVADIVTCLV; encoded by the coding sequence ATGACCGAGCAGACCAACGCCGCCCGACTGCGGGAGCTGAACGCCAGCATCCGCTACACGATGTGGTCGGTGTACCGGTCCACCGGGCCGCTGCCGTCCCTGCGGGACAACGTCACCGGCGAGGTGGAGTCCCTCTTCGAGGAGCTGGCCGGCAAGGACGTGGTGGTCCGCGGCACGTACGACGTGGCCGGGCTGCGCGCCGACGCCGACCTGATGATCTGGTGGCACTCGTCGTCCAGCGACGCGCTCCAGGACGCGTACCTGCGGTTCCGGCGGACCACGCTGGGCCGGTCGCTCACCCCGGTCTGGTCGCAGATGGCGCTGCACCGGCCGGCCGAGTTCAACAAGAGCCACATCCCGGCGTTCCTGGCCGGCGAGGAGGCCCGCCCCTACCTCTGTGTCTACCCGTTCGTCCGGTCGTACGAGTGGTACCTGCTGCCGGACGCCGAGCGGCGCGAGCTGCTGGCCGAGCACGGTCGGCTGGCCCGCGGCTATCCGGACGTCCGGGCCAACACGGTCGCCTCGTTCGCCCTGGGCGACTACGAGTGGATGCTCGCCTTCGAGGCCGACGAGCTGCACCGGATCGTCGACCTGATGCGGGACCTGCGCGCCTCGGGCGCCCGGCGGCACGTCCGGGAGGAGATCCCCTTCTACACCGGTCGCCGTCGCTCGGTCGCCGACATCGTCACCTGCCTGGTCTGA
- a CDS encoding N-acetylmuramoyl-L-alanine amidase produces the protein MRLAGINWNGRTGGIAAAIVATTVAVTATMVAAGPDAEEDAAAQWEVAEGPVSTALHTVDLPAATPTEVVMPQRRTEKFSMVGVSWSDPKALLKGTISVRTRAAKSGTWSAWKQLTTDDPGSAEPGEVARGAARGTADPLWAGPSDGVEVRIVAASGKVTNKLPAGLRLDLIDPGEPARIRKPHAAGADRRPAERFQPVAQVRALEPTATEPAPTDPAPTDPAPTVTTTDPAPTTTAPAPTTTTTTTAPAPTDPAPTMTTTDPAPTTTAPAPTTTTTTTVPAPTTSAPTPTPTATAPANPVPAPKLLTRAQWGANEKLVTDLPQYGTEVRGFWVHHTGTSSDYACADSAAIVRSIMTNDVQVKGWNDLGYNFMVDKCGTVYEGRKGGIDKPVVGAQVLGFNTNYSSIAVIGDYQKVGVSSTVLNRVAYLAAYKLAPYKYDPMGTFTTTAGAKNGKFALGQSVTLPRIPGHRDGDLTICPGTPLYNQLPDIRARAGGIIGLALTSLTAPKAGSTYYTRRSFAANWTVSSQSELINRFEVLVDGKVAATAPGTARTVAATVPTGTHKVQVRAVHALGRTATSGALTIVGDTTAPTFSRNPEVRLQAGIVSTTGALPVVVSGTGTDNAALRYLQLINSPSGIASSGAGSWKRSTPNGTPVGWQLKALDWAGNYRYTTVDRTGQIVTESTATRTGTWSSRSSTSYLGGSALASTTKGAALKWTFTGRSFSWIVGMGPTSGQADLYVDGVKVRTLDTYLAYNSYRKAIYHQTWTASGSHTVEVRVVGTAGRPTVITDGVAVIR, from the coding sequence GTGAGACTTGCGGGGATCAACTGGAACGGCCGGACGGGCGGCATAGCTGCCGCCATCGTGGCCACCACGGTGGCGGTGACCGCCACCATGGTGGCGGCCGGACCGGACGCCGAGGAGGACGCGGCGGCGCAGTGGGAGGTGGCCGAGGGGCCCGTCAGCACCGCGCTGCACACCGTCGACCTGCCGGCGGCCACACCGACCGAGGTGGTCATGCCGCAGCGGCGCACCGAGAAGTTCTCCATGGTCGGCGTGAGCTGGAGCGACCCGAAGGCCCTGCTGAAGGGCACCATCTCGGTGCGGACCCGGGCGGCCAAGAGCGGCACCTGGTCGGCGTGGAAGCAGCTCACCACCGACGATCCGGGTAGCGCCGAACCGGGTGAGGTGGCTCGCGGCGCGGCCCGGGGCACCGCCGACCCGCTCTGGGCCGGCCCCTCCGACGGCGTCGAGGTGCGCATCGTGGCCGCCTCGGGCAAGGTCACCAACAAGCTGCCGGCCGGGCTGCGGCTGGACCTGATCGACCCGGGCGAGCCGGCCCGGATCCGCAAGCCGCACGCCGCCGGCGCCGACCGCCGCCCGGCGGAGCGGTTCCAGCCGGTCGCGCAGGTGCGGGCGCTGGAGCCGACCGCCACCGAGCCGGCGCCCACCGACCCCGCGCCCACGGACCCGGCGCCCACCGTGACCACCACGGACCCGGCACCGACCACCACCGCCCCGGCCCCGACCACGACCACCACCACGACGGCGCCCGCGCCCACGGACCCGGCGCCCACCATGACCACCACGGACCCGGCACCGACCACCACCGCCCCGGCCCCGACCACGACCACGACCACCACGGTGCCCGCGCCGACCACCTCGGCCCCGACGCCAACCCCGACCGCCACCGCTCCGGCCAACCCGGTGCCGGCCCCCAAGCTGCTCACCCGCGCCCAGTGGGGCGCCAACGAGAAGCTGGTCACCGACCTGCCGCAGTACGGCACCGAGGTGCGCGGCTTCTGGGTGCACCACACCGGGACCAGCAGCGACTACGCCTGCGCCGACTCGGCGGCGATCGTGCGCAGCATCATGACCAACGACGTGCAGGTCAAGGGCTGGAACGACCTGGGCTACAACTTCATGGTCGACAAGTGCGGCACCGTCTACGAGGGGCGCAAGGGCGGTATCGACAAGCCGGTGGTGGGCGCGCAGGTGCTCGGCTTCAACACCAACTACTCGTCGATCGCCGTGATCGGCGACTACCAGAAGGTCGGTGTGTCCAGCACGGTGCTGAACCGCGTCGCGTACCTCGCCGCGTACAAGCTCGCGCCGTACAAGTACGACCCGATGGGAACTTTCACCACCACGGCCGGCGCGAAGAACGGCAAGTTCGCGCTGGGCCAGTCTGTCACGCTGCCCCGCATCCCCGGCCACCGCGACGGTGACCTCACCATCTGCCCGGGCACGCCGTTGTACAACCAACTGCCCGACATCCGGGCGCGGGCCGGCGGCATCATCGGCCTGGCGCTGACCAGCCTCACCGCCCCGAAGGCCGGGTCGACCTACTACACCCGCAGATCGTTCGCGGCGAACTGGACGGTGAGCAGCCAGTCCGAGCTGATCAACCGGTTCGAGGTGCTGGTGGACGGCAAGGTCGCGGCCACCGCGCCGGGCACCGCCCGCACCGTCGCCGCCACCGTGCCGACCGGCACGCACAAGGTGCAGGTACGCGCCGTGCACGCGCTGGGCAGGACGGCCACCAGCGGGGCGCTGACCATCGTCGGCGACACCACCGCACCGACCTTCAGCCGGAACCCGGAGGTCCGGCTGCAGGCCGGCATCGTGAGCACCACCGGCGCCCTGCCGGTCGTGGTCAGCGGTACGGGCACCGACAACGCGGCGCTGCGCTACCTTCAGTTGATCAACTCGCCGAGCGGGATCGCTTCCTCCGGCGCCGGTAGCTGGAAACGCAGCACGCCGAACGGCACCCCGGTCGGATGGCAGCTCAAGGCCCTGGACTGGGCCGGCAACTACCGGTACACCACCGTCGACCGCACCGGGCAGATCGTCACGGAGAGCACCGCAACCCGCACGGGCACCTGGTCCAGCAGGAGCAGCACCTCTTACCTGGGGGGCTCGGCGCTCGCCTCCACCACCAAGGGCGCGGCACTGAAGTGGACATTCACCGGCCGCTCGTTCTCCTGGATCGTCGGCATGGGCCCCACCTCCGGCCAGGCCGACCTCTACGTGGACGGGGTGAAGGTGCGCACGCTCGACACGTACCTGGCCTACAACTCGTACCGCAAGGCGATCTACCACCAGACCTGGACGGCCAGCGGCAGCCACACCGTCGAGGTTCGGGTGGTCGGCACCGCCGGCCGACCGACGGTCATCACCGATGGCGTCGCCGTCATCCGGTGA
- a CDS encoding GNAT family N-acetyltransferase, which produces MTGNDDDVRVASFDELDVHTFHDLLRLRIDVFVVEQECAYPELDGRDVEPGTRHLWLPGPDGPAAYLRVLADPGGVARIGRVVVAPAARGAGLAGRLVTAALRLVGDRPCVLEAQSHLVGLYARHGFTVSGPEYVEDGIPHTPMRRLLSGPPTV; this is translated from the coding sequence GTGACCGGGAACGACGACGACGTGCGGGTGGCGTCCTTCGACGAGCTGGACGTGCACACCTTCCACGACCTGCTGCGACTGCGGATCGACGTGTTCGTCGTGGAGCAGGAGTGCGCGTACCCGGAGCTGGACGGGCGGGACGTCGAGCCCGGCACCCGGCACCTCTGGCTGCCCGGCCCGGACGGGCCGGCGGCGTACCTGCGGGTGCTGGCCGACCCCGGCGGCGTGGCCCGGATCGGCCGGGTGGTGGTCGCGCCCGCGGCCCGCGGCGCGGGCCTGGCCGGCCGACTCGTGACCGCCGCCCTGCGGTTGGTCGGCGACCGGCCCTGCGTGCTGGAGGCGCAGTCGCACCTGGTGGGCCTCTACGCCCGACACGGTTTCACCGTCAGCGGACCCGAGTACGTCGAGGACGGCATACCACACACGCCGATGCGCCGCCTCCTGAGCGGCCCTCCCACCGTGTAA
- a CDS encoding DUF402 domain-containing protein, whose amino-acid sequence MRRVRLFKVKRPGGVYWFDLEPFAEDADGTWLRGAAGSPWGGPDHHGVLSLSAVVLVAVGRPWAAWWVADPGDRRLEIDVCLPAERAGAGWRYVDLELDPVRHEQDSRVEIEDWDEYEVACREGWMSGDDGMLARAVAEERAEALRRREEPWQERGWRLLDSAGPAGV is encoded by the coding sequence ATGCGGCGGGTCCGACTGTTCAAGGTCAAACGCCCGGGCGGCGTCTACTGGTTCGACCTCGAGCCGTTCGCCGAGGACGCCGACGGGACCTGGCTGCGCGGTGCGGCCGGGTCGCCCTGGGGCGGCCCGGACCACCACGGCGTCCTGTCGCTGTCCGCCGTCGTGCTCGTCGCGGTGGGCCGTCCCTGGGCGGCGTGGTGGGTCGCCGATCCCGGCGACCGGCGGCTGGAGATCGACGTCTGCCTGCCGGCGGAGCGCGCCGGGGCCGGCTGGCGCTACGTCGACCTGGAGCTGGACCCGGTACGCCACGAACAGGACTCGCGGGTCGAGATCGAGGACTGGGACGAGTACGAGGTGGCGTGCCGCGAGGGCTGGATGAGCGGCGACGACGGCATGCTCGCCCGGGCCGTCGCAGAGGAGCGCGCCGAGGCGCTGCGCCGCCGGGAGGAGCCCTGGCAGGAGCGCGGATGGCGGTTGCTGGACAGTGCCGGCCCGGCCGGGGTGTGA
- a CDS encoding Prokaryotic metallothionein translates to MATCEVCGNDYWLAFEVRTVSGDVHTFDSFECAAHKLAPICEHCQVKILGHGVEVSGRFFCCGHCARSATGEGAEIRDAVGARPA, encoded by the coding sequence ATGGCGACCTGCGAGGTCTGCGGCAACGACTACTGGCTGGCCTTCGAGGTGCGCACCGTCAGCGGCGACGTGCACACCTTCGACTCCTTCGAGTGCGCCGCACACAAGTTGGCACCGATCTGCGAGCACTGCCAGGTGAAGATCCTCGGCCACGGGGTCGAGGTCTCCGGCCGCTTCTTCTGCTGCGGCCACTGCGCCCGCAGCGCCACCGGTGAGGGCGCCGAGATCCGCGACGCCGTCGGCGCCCGCCCCGCCTGA
- a CDS encoding glycoside hydrolase: MIKRNKLFGNQTRVTFCLPRDTPPGTVSVVGCFNGWEPGRHELVARRDGTRTVTLRLGPGEYRFRYLATGGVWLDDDSADQVDDRGSLLLL, translated from the coding sequence GTGATCAAGCGGAACAAGCTCTTCGGCAACCAGACCCGGGTCACCTTCTGCCTGCCCCGCGACACCCCACCCGGCACGGTGAGCGTGGTGGGCTGCTTCAACGGCTGGGAGCCGGGGCGGCACGAACTGGTCGCCCGCCGCGACGGCACCCGCACCGTCACCCTCCGGCTCGGGCCCGGCGAGTACCGCTTCCGCTACCTGGCCACCGGCGGCGTCTGGCTCGACGACGACTCCGCCGACCAGGTGGACGACCGCGGCAGCTTGCTGCTGCTCTGA
- the msrB gene encoding peptide-methionine (R)-S-oxide reductase MsrB, with protein sequence MSLSENELPRTEDEWRVRLSPEEFRVLRQAGTERPWTGEYVDTKTPGVYHCRACGLELFSSDTKFDSHCGWPSFDDAIPGRVKEIEDNTLGMRRTEIRCARCDSHLGHVFHGEGFTPKDTRHCVNSISVRLEPRDA encoded by the coding sequence GTGAGTCTTTCCGAGAACGAACTGCCCCGTACCGAGGACGAGTGGCGGGTCCGGCTCAGCCCCGAGGAGTTCCGGGTGCTGCGCCAGGCCGGCACCGAGCGACCGTGGACCGGCGAGTACGTCGACACCAAGACCCCCGGCGTCTACCACTGCCGGGCCTGCGGGCTGGAGCTGTTCAGCAGCGACACCAAGTTCGACTCGCACTGCGGCTGGCCGAGTTTCGACGACGCCATCCCGGGGCGGGTCAAGGAGATCGAGGACAACACCCTGGGCATGCGGCGTACGGAGATCCGCTGCGCGCGCTGCGACAGCCACCTGGGGCATGTCTTCCACGGCGAGGGCTTCACCCCGAAGGACACCCGGCACTGCGTCAACTCGATCTCCGTCCGGTTGGAGCCGCGCGACGCCTGA
- the ligD gene encoding non-homologous end-joining DNA ligase produces MAGSAKATVTEIEVAGHTVRLTSPDRVIFPARGFTKADVFHYYLAVGDGIMRALRDRPTTLQRFPDGVEGEAFFSKRVPTRGVPPWIQTVGITFPSGRGADELRPSDLAHVAWAAQMGTVVFHPWPVRAADPDRPDELRIDLDPQPGTDFADAATAAGELRALLGELGVRGWPKTSGGRGLHVYLRIEPRWTFVEVRRATIALARELERRNPELVTTAWWKEERGARVFVDYNQMARDRTIACAYSLRANARATVSTPVDWDELPRIDPDDFDLRSVPTRLAERGDPHAGIDDAGWDITPLLEWADRDAAAGLGDLPYPPDHPKMPGEPKRVQPSKDRDRPR; encoded by the coding sequence ATGGCAGGCAGCGCCAAGGCGACGGTGACCGAGATCGAGGTGGCCGGACACACCGTCCGGCTGACCAGCCCGGACCGGGTGATCTTCCCCGCGCGCGGCTTCACCAAGGCCGACGTCTTCCACTACTACCTCGCGGTCGGCGACGGCATCATGCGCGCGCTGCGCGATCGGCCGACCACCCTGCAGCGCTTCCCCGACGGCGTCGAGGGGGAGGCCTTCTTCTCCAAGCGGGTGCCCACCCGAGGCGTTCCGCCCTGGATCCAGACCGTCGGCATCACCTTCCCGAGCGGTCGGGGCGCCGACGAGCTCCGCCCGAGCGACCTGGCGCACGTGGCCTGGGCCGCCCAGATGGGCACCGTCGTGTTCCACCCCTGGCCGGTCCGGGCGGCCGACCCCGACCGTCCGGACGAGCTGCGGATCGACCTCGATCCCCAGCCTGGCACCGACTTCGCCGACGCGGCCACCGCGGCCGGCGAGCTGCGGGCCCTGCTCGGTGAGCTGGGTGTGCGCGGCTGGCCGAAGACGTCCGGCGGTCGCGGGCTGCACGTCTATCTCCGCATCGAACCGCGCTGGACGTTCGTCGAGGTGCGCCGGGCCACCATCGCGCTGGCCCGGGAGCTGGAGCGCCGCAACCCCGAACTGGTCACCACCGCCTGGTGGAAGGAGGAGCGGGGAGCCCGGGTCTTCGTCGACTACAACCAGATGGCGCGGGACCGGACGATCGCCTGCGCCTACTCCTTGCGGGCCAACGCCCGGGCCACGGTCTCCACCCCGGTCGACTGGGACGAGCTGCCGCGAATCGACCCGGACGACTTCGACCTGCGCAGCGTGCCGACCCGGCTCGCCGAGCGCGGCGACCCGCACGCCGGCATCGACGACGCCGGGTGGGACATCACCCCGCTGCTGGAGTGGGCCGACCGGGACGCCGCGGCCGGCCTGGGCGACCTGCCGTACCCGCCGGACCACCCGAAGATGCCGGGGGAGCCCAAGCGGGTACAGCCCTCCAAGGACCGCGACCGGCCCCGTTGA
- a CDS encoding FtsX-like permease family protein, producing MKLVWRRARAARGLLIAAIVAALVSIGLVTGLSDFNRRATDAGQRSVLAASPPEERSLLLSGAGGRDAAAFADRDRAVRGWLADGFGGAPVTVVAARSGTGRELTGDLGTVTRQGDDPVFASLALLDDLAGHADLTAGAWPVDGATPMQVTVPERVAATLGLTVGERVPLRDRSTEKTGEVVVAGTWRARDPGSPYWRLAPGANAARSGSDTSYGPFALSAADFARTFPGPTSASWLIAPDLGRVEPARLDAVRRAVAAAGTELPTAAGLGSSAQTVTAMDQLVDRLGRADLVGRSALLTPLLLIVVLGGYALLLVAALLHEDRRAQTALLRARGAARAQLAGLAAREATLVVLPAVLVTPFLAGEALHRVRPADGITLPAGNTTLVWAVALATAAGCLLAMVAPTLRGARSYVADMAAASRPDRSASVQRAGVDLALVGLAVLAWTQLRQYSGPLAGRGGALGVDPLLVAAPTIGVLAGAVVALRLLPPVTRFAERFVDRRPWTATMFGMWQAGRRPHAGPVLLLALAVGSSTLAWSLVTTGERSHLDQADHTVGADLRVTERNGTAPAGRAGELRALTGARTVLPAWRDEVRLGPKDLPTTVVALDAAHAGGVVRLADRLADEPVPALYQRLARARGAPAGVDLPPGTRRISGTVATPVERPLAPHPVRVSLLLTSPEGLAYRLPLGAADSSGRPVRFAVDLPDVGTGTLRLAGFEAAAGDAQGTAYGLRVADLRLAGADGAARLLQLAGGWRVTSEQAGPNDTATATGAGLTGRHDVIGVDGSVTYDQVQYISYDRSRFTVVPDGTSPPVPALITPQVRAALSLRDGDTLNLQLSGVTVPVQVVGEVAALPSAAGAGVLLDLPAATDWLLRERGGTRPVSEWWLATDPGGHRATAAAAAALTGVTVADRRATAEAAARDPYWLGARTGLLAAALGCVLLALVGLGVDVWATARRRLAEYAVLNTLGATPRLLARALLAEQAFLAGIGVGVGLLLGTGVGATMAPLLILTPAAGRPVPEAAFVLPWTPIGLTALGLLLTALAFSAAIALGIRQRVAAAQLRIGGDQ from the coding sequence ATGAAGCTGGTGTGGAGACGGGCACGCGCCGCACGCGGCCTGCTGATCGCGGCGATCGTCGCGGCGCTGGTCTCGATCGGGCTGGTGACCGGCCTGTCCGACTTCAACCGCCGGGCGACCGACGCCGGCCAGCGCAGCGTCCTGGCCGCCTCGCCGCCCGAGGAGCGCAGCCTGCTGCTCAGCGGCGCCGGGGGCCGGGACGCGGCCGCGTTCGCCGACCGGGACCGGGCGGTACGCGGATGGCTCGCCGACGGCTTCGGTGGCGCCCCGGTGACCGTGGTCGCCGCCCGCTCCGGCACCGGCCGGGAACTCACCGGAGACCTCGGCACCGTCACCCGCCAGGGCGACGACCCCGTCTTCGCCAGCCTCGCCCTCCTCGACGACCTCGCCGGGCACGCCGACCTCACCGCCGGCGCCTGGCCGGTGGACGGGGCCACCCCGATGCAGGTGACCGTCCCGGAACGGGTCGCCGCGACGCTCGGACTGACCGTCGGTGAGCGGGTGCCGCTACGTGACCGCAGCACCGAGAAGACCGGCGAGGTGGTGGTGGCCGGCACCTGGCGGGCCCGCGACCCCGGCTCGCCGTACTGGCGGCTGGCCCCCGGGGCGAACGCCGCCCGGTCCGGGTCGGACACCTCGTACGGGCCGTTCGCGCTCAGCGCCGCGGACTTCGCGCGTACCTTCCCCGGCCCGACGTCGGCGTCCTGGCTGATCGCCCCCGACCTCGGCCGCGTCGAACCCGCCCGGCTGGACGCGGTCCGCCGGGCGGTGGCCGCGGCCGGGACCGAGCTGCCCACCGCGGCCGGACTGGGTTCCTCCGCGCAGACCGTGACCGCGATGGACCAGTTGGTCGACCGGCTCGGCCGGGCCGACCTGGTGGGCCGGTCCGCGCTGCTCACCCCGCTGCTGCTGATCGTGGTGCTCGGCGGGTACGCGCTGCTCCTGGTCGCCGCGCTGCTGCACGAGGACCGCCGGGCGCAGACCGCCCTGCTGCGCGCCCGGGGAGCGGCCCGTGCCCAGCTCGCCGGCCTGGCCGCCCGGGAAGCCACCCTGGTCGTCCTGCCGGCCGTCCTGGTCACCCCGTTCCTCGCCGGCGAGGCGCTGCACCGGGTCCGGCCCGCCGACGGGATCACGCTGCCCGCCGGGAACACCACTCTGGTCTGGGCGGTGGCCCTCGCCACCGCCGCCGGGTGCCTGCTGGCGATGGTCGCGCCGACCCTGCGCGGAGCGCGCTCCTACGTCGCCGACATGGCCGCCGCCTCCCGCCCGGACCGCTCCGCCAGCGTGCAGCGGGCCGGAGTCGACCTGGCGCTGGTCGGCCTCGCCGTGCTCGCCTGGACCCAGCTGAGGCAGTACTCCGGCCCGCTGGCCGGCCGGGGCGGAGCGCTGGGCGTGGATCCGCTGCTCGTCGCCGCGCCCACCATCGGTGTGCTGGCCGGCGCGGTGGTGGCGCTGCGGCTGCTGCCCCCGGTCACCCGGTTCGCGGAACGGTTCGTCGACCGCCGGCCCTGGACGGCCACCATGTTCGGCATGTGGCAGGCGGGCCGCCGACCGCACGCCGGCCCGGTGCTGCTGCTCGCCCTCGCCGTGGGCAGCAGCACGCTGGCCTGGTCGCTGGTCACCACCGGCGAACGGTCGCACCTCGACCAGGCCGACCACACCGTCGGGGCGGACCTGCGGGTGACCGAGCGCAACGGCACCGCGCCGGCGGGCCGGGCCGGCGAGCTGCGCGCCCTCACCGGCGCCCGGACGGTGCTGCCGGCATGGCGGGACGAGGTGCGGCTGGGCCCCAAGGACCTGCCCACCACGGTGGTCGCCCTGGACGCCGCACACGCCGGCGGGGTGGTCCGGCTCGCCGACCGGCTGGCCGACGAGCCGGTACCGGCGCTCTACCAACGGCTGGCCCGGGCCCGGGGCGCCCCCGCCGGGGTGGACCTGCCGCCGGGCACCCGGCGGATCAGCGGCACCGTCGCCACCCCGGTGGAGCGGCCGTTGGCCCCGCACCCGGTACGGGTGTCGCTCCTGCTGACCAGCCCGGAAGGGTTGGCGTACCGGCTGCCGCTGGGCGCGGCGGACAGCTCGGGTCGGCCGGTACGGTTCGCCGTCGACCTGCCCGACGTGGGCACCGGCACGCTGCGGCTGGCCGGCTTCGAGGCCGCCGCCGGTGACGCGCAGGGCACCGCGTACGGCCTGCGGGTGGCCGACCTGCGGCTGGCCGGCGCGGACGGGGCCGCGCGGCTCCTCCAGCTGGCCGGCGGTTGGCGGGTGACCAGCGAGCAGGCCGGCCCCAACGACACGGCGACGGCGACCGGCGCCGGCCTGACCGGGCGGCACGACGTCATCGGCGTCGACGGATCGGTCACCTACGACCAGGTGCAGTACATCTCCTACGACCGGTCCCGCTTCACCGTGGTGCCCGACGGGACGAGCCCACCGGTGCCCGCGCTGATCACCCCGCAGGTGCGCGCCGCGCTGAGCCTGCGCGACGGGGACACCCTCAACCTCCAGCTCTCCGGCGTCACGGTGCCGGTGCAGGTGGTCGGCGAGGTGGCGGCGCTGCCCTCCGCGGCGGGCGCCGGCGTCCTGCTCGACCTGCCCGCCGCCACGGACTGGCTGCTGCGGGAGCGGGGCGGGACGCGGCCGGTGTCGGAGTGGTGGCTGGCCACCGACCCCGGTGGCCACCGGGCCACCGCCGCGGCCGCGGCGGCGCTGACCGGCGTCACCGTCGCCGACCGGCGGGCCACCGCCGAGGCGGCCGCCCGCGACCCGTACTGGCTGGGGGCGCGGACCGGGCTGCTGGCCGCTGCGCTGGGCTGCGTGCTGCTGGCGCTGGTCGGACTGGGCGTGGACGTCTGGGCGACCGCCCGCCGCCGGCTCGCCGAGTACGCCGTGCTGAACACCCTCGGCGCGACACCCCGGCTGCTGGCCCGGGCGCTCCTGGCCGAGCAGGCGTTCCTGGCCGGCATCGGGGTGGGTGTCGGGTTGCTGCTCGGCACCGGCGTGGGCGCCACCATGGCGCCGCTGCTGATCCTCACCCCGGCCGCCGGCCGGCCGGTGCCCGAGGCGGCCTTCGTGCTGCCCTGGACGCCGATCGGGCTCACCGCGCTCGGCCTGCTGCTGACCGCACTCGCGTTCAGCGCGGCGATCGCCCTGGGCATCCGGCAACGGGTGGCGGCGGCACAACTGCGGATCGGGGGAGACCAGTGA